A portion of the Equus quagga isolate Etosha38 chromosome 17, UCLA_HA_Equagga_1.0, whole genome shotgun sequence genome contains these proteins:
- the AIP gene encoding AH receptor-interacting protein, which produces MADIIARLREDGIQKRVIQEGRGELPDFQDGTKATFHYRTLHSDKEGAVLDDSRVRGKPMELIIGKKFKLPVWETIVCTMREGEIAQFCCDVKHVVLYPLVAKSLRNIAAGKDPLEGQRHCCGIAQMHEHSSLGHADLDALQQNPQPLIFDIEMLKVESPGTYQQDPWAMTDAEKAKAVPVIHQEGNRLYREGHVKEAAAKYYDAIACLKNLQMKEQPGSPDWIQLDQQITPLLLNYCQCKLVAQEYYEVLDHCSSILNKYDDNVKAYFKRGKAHAAVWNAQEAQADFAKVLELDPALAPVVSRELRALEARIRQKDEEDKARFRGIFSH; this is translated from the exons G GCCACGTTCCACTACCGGACCCTGCACAGTGACAAGGAGGGCGCCGTGCTGGACGACAGCCGGGTGCGTGGCAAGCCCATGGAGCTCATCATCGGGAAGAAGTTCAAGCTGCCCGTGTGGGAGACCATTGTGTGCACCATGCGCGAGGGGGAGATCGCCCAGTTCTGCTGCGACGTCAAG CATGTGGTCCTGTATCCACTGGTGGCCAAGAGTCTACGCAACATTGCGGCCGGCAAGGACCCCCTGGAGGGCCAGCGGCACTGCTGTGGCATCGCCCAGATGCATGAGCATAGTTCCCTGGGTCATGCTGACCTGGATGCCCTGCAGCAGAACCCCCAGCCGCTCATCTTCGACATCGAGATGCTGAAG GTGGAGAGCCCTGGCACGTACCAgcaggacccatgggcaatgACAGATGCTGAGAAGGCAAAGGCGGTGCCAGTCATCCACCAGGAGGGCAACCGCTTGTACCGCGAGGGCCACGTGAAGGAGGCCGCCGCCAAGTACTACGACGCCATCGCCTGCCTCAAGAACCTGCAGATGAAG GAACAGCCTGGGTCCCCTGACTGGATCCAGCTGGACCAGCAGATCACACCACTGCTGCTCAACTACTGTCAGTGCAAGCTGGTGGCCCAGGAGTATTACGAAGTGCTGGACCACTGCTCCTCCATTCTCAACAAGTATGATG ACAACGTCAAGGCCTACTTCAAGAGGGGCAAGGCGCACGCGGCCGTGTGGAATGCCCAGGAGGCCCAGGCTGACTTTGCCAAGGTGCTGGAGCTGGACCCCGCCCTGGCGCCTGTTGTGAGCCGGGAGCTGCGGGCCCTGGAGGCACGGATCCGGCAGAAGGACGAAGAGGACAAGGCTCGCTTCCGGGGCATCTTCTCCCACTGA